A stretch of Malus sylvestris chromosome 11, drMalSylv7.2, whole genome shotgun sequence DNA encodes these proteins:
- the LOC126589294 gene encoding CASP-like protein 5A2, with the protein MNVSHGSVHPVEDVPTTEGAGPNPLRLRMKDLPGMPGTPGGLVLRLAQFFFSAAALVVMATTSDFPSVTAFCYLVAATGLQCLWSFSLGIVDVYALLVRRSLQNHGVVCLFTLGDGVTSTLTFAAACASAGITVLIDNDLDGCARNHCAQFETATAMAFISWFAALPSFLLNFWSLASR; encoded by the exons ATGAACGTGAGCCATGGGTCGGTTCACCCAGTTGAAGATGTACCCACCACAGAGGGGGCCGGCCCGAACCCGCTCCGGCTCCGAATGAAGGATCTTCCGGGCATGCCCGGCACCCCGGGCGGCCTCGTCTTGCGCCTCGCCCAGTTTTTCTTCTCCGCCGCCGCGCTCGTCGTCATGGCCACCACCTCTGACTTCCCCTCCGTCACCGCGTTTTG CTACCTTGTTGCAGCTACTGGTTTGCAGTGCTTGTGGAGCTTCTCGTTGGGCATTGTTGACGTTTATGCCCTTCTAGTCAGGCGTTCTTTGCAGAATCATGGAGTTGTGTGCTTGTTCACCCTCGGCGATGGG GTGACCTCCACTCTTACATTTGCTGCTGCTTGTGCTTCTGCGGGCATCACGGTTCTCATTGACAATGATCTTGATGGCTGTGCCCGCAACCATTGTGCACAATTTGAAACAGCTACAGCCATGGCTTTCATATCCTGGTTCGCTGCATTACCATCTTTTCTCTTGAATTTCTGGTCACTGGCATCTCGATGA
- the LOC126589292 gene encoding uncharacterized protein LOC126589292: protein MLFANDIVLIDETQECVNAKLNLWREVLESKGPRLSRSKTEYMECKFSANGGQNELGVRIRDQEIPKSDRFRYLGSILQKNGKFDGDLTHRIQAGWMKWKSAFGVLCDRRRPLKLKGKFYRTAIRPAMLYGIKCWAVKHQHVGVVEMRMLRWMCGHTRKDKIRNEDIRDKVGVAEIEGKRRENRLRWFGHVQRRPTDAPVRRCDHGTEVQGRRGRGRPRKTLEETLRKDLEYLDLTEDMTQNRAQWRSRIHIADPT from the exons atgcttttcgcaaacgatatagtgttgatagatgaaactcaggaatgtgtaaatgcgaagcttaacctttggagagaagtgttggaatctaaag gtcctcgcctaagccgatcaaagacagaatatatggagtgcaagttcagtgcaaacggaggccaaaatgagttaggggtgaggatcagagatcaggaaataccaaagagcgaccgttttcgctacctaggatctatcttgcaaaagaacggaaaatttgatggagatctcacccatagaatacaagctggatggatgaagtggaagagtgcattcggcgtgttgtgtgaccgtcgtaggccactgaagctcaagggaaaattttataggacggcaataaggccggcaatgctgtatggaataaaatgttgggcggtgaagcatcaacacgtaggtgtagtggagatgaggatgcttcgttggatgtgtgggcacacgagaaaggataagattaggaatgaggatatccgagataaagtaggagtagccgaaattgaaggaaagaggagagaaaatcggttacggtggtttggacatgtgcaaagaaggcctactgacgctccggttcgaagatgtgaccacgggacagaggttcagggccgaaggggtagaggaagacctaggaaaactttggaagagaccctaagaaaagacttagagtacttggatctaacggaggacatgacacaaaaccgagcgcaatggcgttctaggattcatatagccgaccccacttag
- the LOC126589282 gene encoding homeobox-leucine zipper protein REVOLUTA-like produces the protein MAMAVAHHRESSSGSSINKHLDAGKYVRYTSEQVEALERVYAECPKPSSLRRQQLIRECSILSNIEPRQIKVWFQNRRCREKQRKESSRLQTVNRKLSAMNKLLMEENDRLQKQVSQLVCENGYMRQQLHSASAATTDASGDSVVTTPQHSLRDANNPAGLLSVAEETLAEFLSKATGTAVDWVQMPGMKPGPDSVGIFAISQSCSGVAARACGLVSLEPTKIAEILKDRPSWFRDCRSLEVFTMFPAGNGGTIELIYTQTYAPTTLAPARDFWTLRYTTTLDNGSFVVCERSLSGSGAGPNPASASQFVRGAMLPSGYLIRPCEGGGSIVHIVDHLNLEAWSVPEVLRPLYESSKVVAQRMTIAALRYIRQIAEETSGEVVYSLGRQPAVLRTFSQRLIRGFNDAVNGFNDDGWSLVNCDGADDVIIAVNSTKNLTSTSNHANSLALLGGVLCAKASMLLQNVPPAVLVRFLREHRSEWADFNVDAYSATSMKAGSYAYPGMRPTRFTGGQIIMPLGHTIEQEELLEVVRLEGHSLTQEDAFASRDIHLLQICSGVDENAAGACSELVFAPIDEMFPDDAPLLPSGFRIIPLDSKTGDSKDTLNTHRTLDLTSSLEVGSTTSNTAGELTTFHNTRSVLTIAFQFPFDNSLQENVANMARQYVRSVISSVQRVAMAISPSGLSPSVGPKLSPGSPEAQTLAHWICQSYSYHVGGELLRPDSLGGDSLLKHLWHHQDAILCCSLKSMPVFIFANQAGLDMLETTLVALQDISLDKIFDESGRKTLCADFAKLMNQGFAYLPAGICMSTMGRHVSYEQAIAWKVVAAEENSVHCLAFSFVNWSFV, from the exons ATGGCCATGGCGGTGGCTCACCACAGAGAGAGCAGCAGTGGGAGCAGTATAAACAAGCACCTCGATGCCGGAAAATATGTACGTTACACATCCGAGCAAGTTGAAGCTCTTGAGAGAGTCTACGCCGAGTGCCCGAAGCCGAGCTCTCTGCGCAGGCAACAGTTGATCCGGGAGTGCTCCATTTTATCAAACATTGAGCCCAGACAGATCAAGGTCTGGTTCCAGAACCGCAG GTGTAGGGAGAAGCAGAGAAAAGAGTCCTCAAGACTGCAGACTGTAAACAGAAAATTATCGGCAATGAACAAACTGCTGATGGAGGAAAATGATCGATTGCAGAAACAGGTCTCTCAGCTTGTTTGTGAAAATGGTTATATGCGCCAGCAATTGCATAGT GCATCAGCTGCAACTACTGATGCAAGCGGCGACTCTGTGGTGACAACTCCTCAGCATTCTCTCAGAGATGCTAATAACCCTGCAGG ACTCCTATCCGTAGCGGAGGAGACATTGGCAGAGTTCCTATCCAAGGCTACCGGAACTGCTGTCGATTGGGTCCAGATGCCTGGGATGAAG CCTGGTCCGGATTCAGTTGGGATATTTGCCATTTCACAAAGTTGCAGTGGAGTGGCAGCAAGAGCCTGCGGCCTCGTAAGTTTAGAGCCTACGAAG ATTGCAGAGATCCTTAAAGATCGTCCATCTTGGTTCCGGGACTGTCGGAGCCTTGAAGTTTTTACAATGTTTCCTGCTGGAAATGGAGGAACTATAGAACTTATATATACACAG ACATATGCTCCAACTACATTGGCTCCTGCAAGGGATTTTTGGACCCTAAGATACACTACAACTTTAGACAATGGCAGTTTTGTG GTGTGTGAAAGGTCTCTTTCCGGTTCTGGCGCTGGCCCAAATCCTGCTTCTGCTTCACAGTTTGTTAGAGGCGCGATGCTTCCTAGTGGTTATCTGATTCGACCATGTGAGGGTGGAGGATCAATCGTTCATATTGTTGACCACCTGAATCTTGAG GCATGGAGTGTGCCAGAGGTGCTGAGACCGCTTTATGAATCGTCTAAAGTGGTAGCACAGAGAATGACTATTGCT GCGTTGCGCTATATCAGACAAATAGCCGAAGAGACAAGCGGTGAAGTGGTGTACAGTTTGGGCAGGCAGCCAGCTGTTCTGCGAACTTTTAGCCAAAGATTGATCAG AGGCTTCAATGATGCTGTCAATGGATTCAATGATGATGGATGGTCATTGGTCAACTGTGATGGTGCTGATGATGTTATAATTGCAGTCAATTCAACTAAGAATTTAACTTCTACTTCGAACCATGCCAATTCCCTTGCATTACTTGGAGGTGTTCTCTGTGCAAAGGCTTCCATGTTACTACAA AATGTGCCCCCTGCTGTTCTTGTTCGTTTCTTGAGGGAGCACCGTTCAGAGTGGGCAGATTTCAATGTTGATGCCTACTCCGCCACATCTATGAAAGCTGGTTCATATGCTTATCCTGGGATGAGGCCAACAAGGTTTACCGGGGGACAAATTATCATGCCACTTGGCCACACAATTGAACAAGAAGAG TTGCTTGAAGTTGTTCGACTTGAAGGCCATTCTCTAACTCAAGAGGATGCTTTTGCATCGAGGGACATTCATCTCTTGCAG ATATGTAGTGGAGTTGATGAGAATGCTGCCGGAGCCTGCTCTGAGCTTGTTTTTGCTCCAATTGATGAGATGTTTCCAGATGATGCGCCATTGCTTCCCTCTGGTTTCCGTATTATCCCACTGGATTCAAAAACA GGTGATTCAAAGGATACTTTGAATACACATCGAACATTAGATTTGACATCCAGTCTTGAAGTGGGCTCAACAACGAGCAATACAGCTGGAGAGCTTACTACATTTCACAATACTCGATCAGTATTAACGATCGCCTTCCAGTTTCCATTTGATAATAGTCTACAAGAGAATGTCGCAAACATGGCACGGCAGTATGTTCGAAGTGTAATTTCATCTGTGCAGAGAGTTGCGATGGCTATATCTCCATCTGGATTGAGTCCGTCCGTTGGACCAAAACTATCTCCCGGCTCCCCTGAAGCTCAAACACTGGCTCACTGGATCTGCCAGAGTTACAG TTATCATGTTGGGGGTGAATTACTGAGACCTGATTCCTTGGGCGGTGACTCGTTGTTGAAACATTTATGGCATCACCAAGATGCCATTTTGTGTTGTTCATTGAAG TCAATGCCGGTTTTCATCTTTGCAAACCAGGCGGGACTTGACATGCTGGAGACAACATTAGTTGCCCTTCAGGACATCTCATTGGACAAGATTTTCGACGAGTCCGGACGCAAGACGTTGTGTGCAGACTTTGCTAAGCTAATGAACCAG GGGTTTGCATACTTGCCGGCTGGCATCTGCATGTCGACGATGGGACGCCACGTATCGTACGAGCAAGCGATTGCATGGAAAGTAGTTGCAGCAGAAGAGAACTCTGTCCATTGTCTTGCCTTCTCCTTCGTAAACTGGTCTTTTGTGTGA